Proteins encoded together in one Leishmania infantum JPCM5 genome chromosome 20 window:
- a CDS encoding putative 1,2-Dihydroxy-3-keto-5-methylthiopentene dioxygenase → MTDCWYIPEAVADRRDENRLSPNVPASYEVLGEVGIFYRHFDPKEVSDDIEGFIQPLLKKLNYQSYDVVNLSPANLGAEKFETLAEQHFMEHIHEDDEVRLILEGQGYFDVRDINDKWIRLLSKPGDCIVVPAGMYHRFTTDQSKDIKTLRIFKEAPRWIALNRGPEAEEKPARKEYLARLHAPAETAVGAANGRTIFSLRYPLKLDVELTAITKRLLEQHSKRPLALAIYLTGSTDPTTGESWCPDCVLAKPHVATRFAELRGKYGEERAIFLQLPVERASYLGNPNFPYRTHPTLQLASVPTLLVLTPAKDAKEKGDVQWHDLLDVKVRTCDADKADVLSLE, encoded by the coding sequence ATGACCGACTGCTGGTACATACCAGAGGCGGTCGCGGATCGCCGCGATGAGAATCGTCTTTCGCCAAACGTGCCCGCCAGCTACGAGGTGCTTGGTGAAGTAGGGATCTTCTACCGTCACTTCGACCCGAAGGAGGTAAGCGATGACATCGAGGGTTTCATCCAGCCGCTTCTCAAGAAGCTCAACTACCAGAGTTACGACGTCGTGAACCTCAGCCCGGCCAACCTCGGCGCAGAGAAGTTCGAGACTCTGGCGGAGCAGCATTTCATGGAGCACATTCACGAAGACGATGAGGTGCGGTTGATTCTCGAAGGTCAGGGCTACTTTGACGTGCGCGATATCAACGACAAGTGGATTCGATTGCTGTCGAAGCCTGGCGACTGCATCGTTGTACCAGCCGGCATGTATCACCGCTTCACGACGGATCAGAGCAAGGACATCAAGACGCTGCGCATCTTCAAGGAGGCTCCGCGGTGGATCGCGCTGAACCGCGGcccggaggcggaggagaagccgGCGCGCAAGGAATACCTCGCCCGCCTGCACGCCCCTGCCGAAACGGCTGTCGGTGCCGCCAACGGCCGCACGATCTTCTCTCTGCGCTACCCGCTGAAGCTGGACGTGGAGCTCACCGCCATTACGAAGCGactgctggagcagcacaGCAAGCGACCGCTTGCCCTCGCGATTTATCTGACCGGCTCCACCGACCCAACCACCGGCGAGTCCTGGTGCCCGGACTGCGTTCTGGCGAAGCCGCACGTCGCGACGCGCTTTGCAGAGCTCCGAGGCAAGTACGGTGAGGAGCGCGCCATCTTCCTGCAGCTCCCGGTCGAGCGCGCCAGCTACCTGGGCAACCCGAATTTCCCCTATCGCACGCACCCGACCCTGCAGCTGGCTAgtgtgccgacgctgctcgTGTTGACGCCGGCCAAGGACGCCAAGGAGAAAGGCGACGTGCAGTGGCACGACCTGCTCGACGTCAAGGTGCGTACCTGCGATGCTGACAAGGCAGATGTGCTGAGCCTTGAGTAG